In Nematostella vectensis chromosome 2, jaNemVect1.1, whole genome shotgun sequence, one genomic interval encodes:
- the LOC5521286 gene encoding basic proline-rich protein-like, producing the protein MPPPPPPPGPPPPPSAPSGPVKPPPSSKNRGALLSDIHKGARLKKTVTNDRSAPVVANEKKSSSGGNLSSSSSSTGGGGGFSGGGGGSMGGGGLGGLFAGGMPKLRPAGERKAAGAGPRGPALKPPGFRTTAPPPKNSSPPPPFGAPPPPDRGGQLAKKPSQGSFPPPPPMGKPPPPSGNKPTFGNSRTSTNGPPPPPHSRHGSAPPPPERSSGPPPPPPGRGPSQRSLAPPPTGSSRPLPAPPPGENRPPPPMRGPTSGGEPPPPKNAPPPPKRGSSNPPPPPTRGPPSNSFTTQGPPLPPSRDQAPAPPPPLNATPPPPPPSRDQVPLPPPPLRGQIAPPPPPISKPPTSTRSAPPPPPGRAPQPLGGPPPPPPGRRPPSGKINPPPPPPPAMDKPSFTNGPVSNNIMDSKNSFECRFNFRTLNELPPPEPYQDTPKTYPSKNQQKANRGNPRPASSSRGAPPPVPPSRGPPPPPPRQ; encoded by the exons ATgccaccacccccacccccaccggGTCCCCCTCCACCTCCCTCTGCCCCATCAGGACCAGTCAAGCCTCCTCCATCTTCTAAGAACAGGGGAGCCCTTCTCAGTGATATACACAAAGGTGCAAGATTAAAGAAGACAGTGACAAATGATAGGAGTGCACCTGTAGTAGCCA aTGAAAAGAAATCTAGTAGTGGCGGAAACCTCAGCAGCAGCAGTAGCAGTActggtggcggtggtggctTTAGTGGCGGGGGAGGTGGCAGCATGGGTGGTGGAGGTCTTGGGGGTCTTTTTGCTGGAGGCATGCCCAAACTTCGCCCTGCAGGGGAGAGGAAAGCTGCTGGTGCAG GACCACGAGGACCAGCACTGAAGCCCCCAGGGTTCCGAACTACAGCGCCACCTCCAAAAAACTCATCTCCTCCGCCACCATTCGGTGCACCACCCCCTCCTGATAGAGGTGGTCAGCTTGCAAAAAAACCTTCTCAGGGGTCATTCCCCCCTCCGCCCCCAATGGGGAaacctcctcctccttctgGCAACAAACCCACTTTTGGAAATTCGAGAACATCAACAAATGGTCCACCACCCCCTCCACATAGCAGACATGGGAGTGCGCCACCACCTCCAGAGCGTTCCTCCGggccaccaccaccccctcctGGCAGAGGGCCTTCTCAGCGTTCTCTCGCACCGCCGCCGACTGGTTCTTCAAGACCACTGCCAGCTCCACCACCTGGGGAAAACAGGCCACCACCCCCAATGCGGGGTCCAACTTCTGGAGGagaaccaccaccaccaaaaaATGCTCCTCCCCCGCCAAAAAGAGGAAGTTCTAACCCACCTCCTCCCCCGACAAGAGGGCCGCCCTCGAATTCATTTACGACACAAGGACCACCTCTGCCACCAAGTAGAGACCAAGCTCCTGCCCCGCCCCCACCATTGAATGCAACTCCACCACCGCCTCCCCCTAGTAGAGACCAGGTACCATTACCACCCCCTCCACTAAGAGGTCAGATAGCCCCTCCGCCACCTCCAATATCGAAGCCGCCAACCTCGACAAGGTCAGCTCCTCCTCCACCACCAGGAAGGGCACCACAACCATTAGGTGGACCCCCACCACCTCCGCCAGGTAGAAGGCCACCCTCTGGCAAGATAAATCCCCCACCTCCGCCGCCACCTGCAATGGACAAGCCAAGCTTTACTAATGGACCAGTATCTAATAATATTATGGACTCCAAAA ATTCTTTTGAGTGCAGATTCAATTTTAGAACCTTAAATGAGCTTCCACCGCCCGAGCCTTACCAAGATACACCTAAAACATATCCTAGTAAAAACCAACAGAAGGCAAACAGAG GTAACCCAAGGCCTGCTTCATCATCCAGAGGAGCACCGCCACCCGTACCACCCTCGAGAGGGCCACCGCCCCCTCCACCACGACAATAG
- the LOC5521172 gene encoding 10 kDa heat shock protein, mitochondrial has product MAGALRRFVPLFDRIVVEKFLPEVKTKGGVLLPEKGQSKVLEGTVVAIGPGARDKDGKHVPMSVNVGDKVLLPEYGGTKINVDDKEYHIYRDGDLLGKFESS; this is encoded by the exons ATG GCAGGTGCACTCAGGAGGTTTGTACCACTGTTCGACAGGATTGTTGTGGAAAAGTTCCTCCCAGAAGTG aAAACCAAAGGAGGTGTGCTTCTTCCAGAGAAAGGCCAATCAAAAGTCTTGGAAGGAACAGTAGTAGCCATTGGCCCAGGAGCTAGAGATAAG gATGGCAAGCATGTTCCAATGAGTGTAAATGTTGGAGATAAGGTGTTATTACCTGAGTATGGTGGCACAAAGATCAATGTTGACGACAAG GAATACCATATCTACAGAGATGGTGATTTGCTAGGTAAATTTGAAAGCAGCTAG